A region of Methanomassiliicoccus luminyensis B10 DNA encodes the following proteins:
- a CDS encoding 3-dehydroquinate synthase II: MSGKIAWVRADLPESYDERKKLVSSALEAGFVYIILRDEDVNLRRLGKFNAMIRKGDDLYLDDERMGTIVLINKPEDLQKASAQKNKVKHLVIAARDWKVIPLENLIAEFQGSQTKLMAEASTPDEAKLFMETMEVGADGVVIAAKSPAAIRDFTPVAAQAGSQVELAPV, translated from the coding sequence ATGTCTGGAAAGATCGCGTGGGTCAGGGCCGACCTCCCCGAGTCGTATGACGAGCGCAAGAAGCTGGTGTCCTCCGCCCTGGAGGCCGGCTTCGTGTACATCATCCTCCGCGACGAGGACGTGAACCTGCGCCGCCTGGGAAAGTTCAACGCCATGATCAGAAAGGGCGATGATCTCTATCTCGACGACGAGAGGATGGGCACCATCGTCCTGATCAACAAGCCAGAGGATCTCCAGAAGGCGTCGGCGCAGAAGAACAAGGTCAAGCACCTGGTCATCGCCGCCCGGGACTGGAAAGTGATCCCGTTGGAGAACCTCATCGCAGAGTTCCAAGGGTCGCAGACCAAGCTCATGGCCGAGGCTTCCACCCCTGACGAGGCCAAGCTGTTCATGGAGACCATGGAAGTCGGGGCGGATGGCGTGGTCATCGCGGCGAAGAGCCCCGCGGCCATACGGGATTTTACGCCCGTGGCCGCGCAGGCAGGGTCGCAGGTCGAGCTCGCTCCCGT
- a CDS encoding 3-isopropylmalate dehydratase large subunit, with translation MGTISEKILSAHAGKEVAAGDICIVPVDFMMSQDGTTGLTIKAFRQMNAKAIAHPDKYAIVIDHNTPSPMESVSNIHKEMRQFAEDQGSMIYDIGEGVCHQLLPERGHVLPGNVVIGGDSHTCTYGALNVFATGVGSTDLAAALVTGKIWFRVPSTIKFVYDGALPAGTYSKDVILHMARGLTSRGATYKALEIYGSVIDSMSVDARMTISNMVVEVGAKVGLMPCDAKTSEYIGQRTSVPFKGVEASGSAIYERVIREDLSSLPPQIAKPHEVDNVVDVTAVKGKHLDQVFIGTCTNGRLEDLRIAAGILDGKKIAKGLRLIIAPASKNVLLDAMREGIIDKLVKAGGTLLPPSCGPCVGTCNGVPSDGENVLSTANRNFKGRMGNTKAMIYLGSPATAAYSAICGEIADVREVL, from the coding sequence ATGGGAACTATTTCTGAGAAGATATTGTCAGCGCACGCGGGAAAGGAGGTAGCGGCCGGGGACATCTGCATCGTCCCGGTGGACTTCATGATGTCCCAGGACGGAACGACGGGGCTCACGATCAAGGCCTTCAGGCAGATGAACGCCAAGGCCATCGCCCACCCCGACAAGTACGCCATCGTCATCGACCACAACACCCCCTCCCCCATGGAATCGGTGTCCAACATCCACAAGGAGATGAGGCAGTTCGCCGAGGACCAGGGCTCCATGATATACGACATCGGAGAAGGGGTCTGCCACCAGCTGCTTCCGGAGCGCGGCCACGTGCTCCCGGGCAACGTGGTCATCGGCGGCGACTCCCACACCTGCACCTACGGCGCCCTCAACGTGTTCGCCACCGGTGTCGGTTCTACGGACCTGGCCGCAGCATTGGTCACCGGGAAGATATGGTTCCGGGTGCCCAGCACCATAAAGTTCGTGTACGACGGCGCCCTGCCGGCCGGCACCTACTCCAAGGACGTAATACTTCACATGGCCAGGGGCTTGACCTCGCGCGGAGCGACGTACAAGGCCCTGGAGATTTACGGCAGCGTCATCGACAGCATGTCCGTGGACGCTCGTATGACCATCTCCAATATGGTGGTGGAGGTCGGCGCCAAGGTCGGGCTGATGCCCTGTGATGCCAAGACCAGCGAGTACATCGGACAGAGGACCAGCGTGCCGTTCAAGGGCGTGGAGGCCTCCGGCTCCGCCATCTACGAGAGGGTCATCAGGGAGGACCTTTCCTCCCTCCCGCCGCAGATCGCCAAGCCCCACGAGGTCGACAACGTGGTCGACGTGACCGCGGTCAAGGGCAAGCACCTGGACCAGGTGTTCATCGGCACCTGCACCAACGGGAGGCTGGAGGACCTGCGCATCGCCGCGGGGATCCTCGACGGCAAGAAGATCGCCAAGGGGCTGAGGCTCATCATCGCCCCCGCCTCCAAGAACGTCCTGCTGGACGCCATGAGAGAAGGCATCATCGACAAGCTGGTCAAGGCCGGCGGAACATTGCTTCCCCCGTCCTGCGGCCCCTGCGTCGGAACGTGCAATGGCGTACCCTCCGACGGGGAGAACGTGCTGTCGACCGCCAACAGGAACTTCAAGGGCCGCATGGGCAACACCAAGGCCATGATCTATCTCGGCAGCCCCGCTACCGCGGCGTACTCTGCCATATGCGGCGAGATCGCCGATGTCAGGGAGGTGCTGTGA
- a CDS encoding mRNA surveillance protein pelota has translation MKVLHQDRQAGEIKMRVETLDDLWHLYNIISIGDIIISVTFRRDEAKTDKIRAERAEKKRMVLGIKAEKVEFLETDSRLRVLGTIVEGPQDLGAHHTLILGEGDVLTVRKENWTPAVLERVRRAVEDSNKPKLLFVALENDEAVIAMARQFGIQEIAHIYAPSSGKMYEQKDGGNFYGEIVEKVKQSAEPGVPIVILGPGFAKEALLTLGKEKEPDVFKNSFIYHTGQAGMAGIQELMKTGMGAEVVQGSRAAMETSVVEKVLEEIAKDGLVSYGPADVERAADMGAVDTLLVLDTVVRQNRIEPLMARVENSRGKVIVVSERFEAGKKLESIGGVAALLRFRLPS, from the coding sequence ATGAAGGTCCTTCACCAGGACAGGCAGGCCGGCGAGATCAAGATGAGGGTAGAAACGCTCGACGACCTGTGGCACCTCTACAATATAATCAGCATCGGCGATATCATCATCTCCGTCACCTTCCGGAGGGACGAGGCCAAGACCGACAAGATCAGGGCGGAAAGGGCGGAGAAGAAGCGCATGGTGCTGGGCATCAAGGCCGAAAAGGTGGAGTTCCTGGAAACAGATTCACGCCTCCGCGTTCTGGGTACCATCGTGGAAGGGCCGCAGGACCTGGGCGCGCACCACACTCTCATCCTGGGAGAGGGCGATGTCCTCACCGTGCGCAAGGAGAACTGGACCCCCGCGGTGCTGGAAAGGGTGCGCCGAGCCGTGGAGGATTCCAATAAGCCGAAGCTGCTGTTCGTGGCCTTGGAGAACGACGAGGCGGTGATCGCCATGGCCCGCCAGTTCGGCATCCAGGAGATCGCTCACATCTACGCCCCCTCCTCTGGGAAGATGTACGAGCAGAAGGATGGCGGCAACTTCTACGGGGAGATCGTGGAGAAGGTGAAGCAGTCCGCCGAGCCCGGGGTGCCCATAGTCATCCTCGGCCCCGGCTTCGCCAAGGAAGCTCTCCTGACCCTGGGCAAGGAGAAGGAGCCGGACGTGTTCAAGAACTCCTTCATCTACCACACCGGGCAGGCCGGCATGGCCGGCATCCAGGAGCTTATGAAGACCGGGATGGGCGCGGAGGTGGTGCAGGGCTCCCGCGCGGCCATGGAGACCAGCGTGGTGGAGAAGGTGCTGGAGGAGATAGCCAAGGACGGCCTGGTGTCGTACGGCCCCGCCGACGTGGAGAGGGCGGCGGACATGGGCGCGGTGGACACGCTGCTGGTCCTCGACACCGTGGTGCGGCAGAACAGGATTGAGCCGCTCATGGCCAGGGTCGAGAACTCCCGGGGAAAGGTCATCGTGGTCAGCGAGCGGTTCGAGGCCGGGAAGAAGCTCGAGTCCATAGGTGGGGTGGCCGCCTTGCTGCGCTTCCGCCTTCCCTCTTGA
- the carB gene encoding carbamoyl-phosphate synthase large subunit yields the protein MKRTDLKKIMVIGSGPIVIGQAAEFDFSGSQACRSLREEGYTTVLVNSNPATIQTDLETADVVYVEPLNAETVARIAEKEKVDGILSGMGGQTALNICSELAENGTLDRLGIKLLGTQPKAIALSEDRELFREMMLEIGEPIPKSMTVHSIEEAKAAAHELGRYPVLIRPAYTLGGTGGGIAHNDEELETIAGRGLAYSRIHQVLIEESVLGWKEFEYEVMRDSQDNCVIICNMENLDPMGIHTGESIVIAPTQTLSDEDHQRLRNATIKTIRALGIEGGCNIQFAFDPETKEYRVIEVNPRVSRSSALASKATGYPIARVAAKIACGYALDEIPNRITGKTFAAFEPSLDYIVMKVPRWPFDKFRTVDRTLGTQMKSTGEVMAIGRTVEEGLLKAIRSLEIDQEYLDPVDWPQEQMMKELTEATDQRLFVIAECMRRGMSIDELASITKWDVFFLHKLKNILDMEAALKQGKDLHPATLRKAKRMGFSDDAIAKLTGGTSDGVRAKRGKNSILPTYKMVDTCAAEFKAETPYFYSTYETENEARPSGRKKVVIVGAGPIRIGQGIEFDYACVHGVMALQEEGVDAIIINNNPETVSTDYDISDRLYFEPLTLEDVLSIIENEDADGVILQFGGQTAINLAMPLLKELEGKKTKVLGTSPMDVDAAEDRKLFSALMDKLGVLQPRSGTGHSFEEVREIASGIGYPVLVRPSYVIGGRAMEIVYSEEELKRYVATAVKVSKAHPILVDKYLSHAIEIDVDIVADGTDTFIGGILEHIEEAGVHSGDATMSLPPQTLPPEIMAKIVEISEKVAKGLNIRGLMNLQLAVKDNDVYMIEANPRASRTVPFVSKAIGVPLAKVATKVMLGKTLKELGHVGVAKYEHVAVKASVFPFLKLPGVDSILGPEMKSTGEVMGIAQELDAAVYKAYTAAGLKLPTKGGVYITVSDEDKPKILDTARQLREMGFKIYATKGTSTFLRENGLPTTTAYTISQKMDPDALGLMRKGDINLIINTPTESSGARRDGYMMRRLAVELEIPFLTTVQAARATVAAMKRARLGPLEVTSLGAYHSENEQARPR from the coding sequence ATGAAGAGGACCGACCTCAAGAAGATCATGGTGATAGGGTCCGGCCCGATCGTCATCGGGCAGGCCGCGGAGTTCGACTTCTCCGGTTCCCAGGCCTGCAGGTCCCTGCGCGAAGAGGGGTACACCACCGTGCTGGTGAACTCCAACCCGGCGACCATACAGACCGACCTGGAGACGGCCGATGTCGTGTACGTGGAGCCGCTCAACGCCGAGACGGTGGCGCGCATCGCCGAGAAGGAGAAGGTGGACGGGATCCTCTCCGGAATGGGCGGGCAGACCGCCCTGAACATATGTTCCGAGCTGGCGGAGAACGGCACCCTGGACCGCCTGGGCATCAAGCTCCTGGGCACTCAGCCGAAAGCGATTGCGCTGTCCGAGGACCGCGAGCTGTTCAGGGAGATGATGCTGGAGATCGGCGAGCCCATCCCGAAGAGCATGACCGTGCATTCCATCGAGGAGGCCAAGGCCGCGGCCCATGAACTGGGCAGGTACCCCGTGCTGATCAGGCCGGCCTACACTCTGGGTGGCACCGGCGGCGGCATCGCCCATAACGACGAGGAGCTGGAGACCATCGCCGGCCGCGGGCTGGCGTACTCGCGCATCCACCAGGTCCTGATAGAGGAGAGCGTGCTGGGATGGAAGGAGTTCGAGTACGAGGTGATGAGGGACTCCCAGGACAACTGCGTCATCATCTGCAACATGGAGAACCTCGACCCCATGGGCATCCACACCGGGGAGTCGATCGTCATCGCTCCGACGCAGACCCTCAGCGACGAGGACCACCAAAGGCTGAGGAACGCCACCATCAAGACCATCCGCGCCCTGGGCATCGAGGGCGGGTGCAACATCCAGTTCGCCTTCGACCCCGAGACCAAGGAGTACCGCGTCATCGAAGTGAACCCGCGGGTGTCCAGGTCATCGGCGCTGGCGTCCAAGGCCACGGGGTACCCCATCGCCAGGGTGGCAGCCAAGATCGCCTGCGGGTACGCTCTCGACGAGATACCGAACCGCATAACCGGGAAGACGTTCGCCGCGTTCGAGCCCTCCCTCGACTACATCGTCATGAAGGTCCCCCGCTGGCCCTTCGACAAGTTCCGCACCGTCGACCGCACCCTGGGCACCCAGATGAAGAGCACCGGGGAGGTCATGGCCATCGGGAGGACCGTGGAGGAGGGGCTTCTCAAGGCCATCCGTTCGCTGGAGATCGACCAGGAGTACCTGGACCCGGTGGACTGGCCGCAGGAGCAGATGATGAAGGAACTGACCGAGGCCACGGACCAGAGGCTGTTCGTCATCGCTGAGTGCATGCGCCGGGGGATGAGCATCGACGAGCTCGCCAGCATCACCAAGTGGGACGTGTTCTTCCTGCACAAGCTGAAGAACATACTGGACATGGAGGCGGCCCTCAAGCAGGGCAAGGACCTCCACCCCGCCACTTTGCGCAAGGCCAAGAGGATGGGGTTCTCCGACGACGCCATCGCCAAGCTGACCGGCGGCACCTCCGACGGCGTCCGCGCCAAGAGGGGGAAGAACAGTATCCTGCCCACCTACAAGATGGTGGACACCTGCGCCGCGGAGTTCAAGGCCGAGACGCCCTACTTCTATTCCACTTACGAGACGGAGAACGAGGCCCGGCCGTCCGGACGCAAGAAGGTGGTCATCGTCGGCGCCGGCCCCATACGCATCGGGCAGGGCATCGAGTTCGACTACGCCTGCGTGCACGGCGTGATGGCCTTGCAGGAGGAAGGCGTTGACGCCATCATCATCAACAACAATCCCGAGACCGTTTCCACCGACTATGACATCTCCGACCGGCTGTACTTCGAGCCGCTGACGCTGGAGGACGTACTCAGCATCATCGAGAACGAGGACGCCGACGGCGTGATACTTCAGTTCGGCGGGCAGACCGCCATCAATCTGGCCATGCCGCTCCTGAAGGAGTTGGAGGGGAAGAAGACCAAGGTCCTGGGCACCTCCCCGATGGACGTTGACGCGGCCGAGGACCGAAAGCTGTTCTCCGCGCTCATGGACAAGCTGGGGGTGCTCCAGCCCAGATCGGGGACCGGGCACTCCTTCGAGGAGGTCCGGGAGATCGCCAGCGGCATCGGGTACCCCGTCCTGGTCCGTCCGTCCTATGTCATCGGCGGGAGGGCCATGGAGATCGTGTACAGCGAGGAGGAGCTGAAGAGGTACGTGGCCACCGCGGTCAAGGTGTCCAAGGCCCATCCCATCCTCGTTGACAAGTACCTTTCCCACGCCATCGAGATCGACGTCGACATCGTCGCCGACGGCACCGACACCTTCATCGGGGGCATACTGGAGCATATCGAGGAGGCAGGTGTGCACTCCGGCGACGCCACCATGTCCCTGCCGCCTCAAACGCTCCCGCCGGAGATCATGGCCAAGATCGTGGAGATATCCGAGAAGGTGGCCAAGGGCCTCAACATCAGGGGCCTGATGAACCTCCAGCTCGCGGTAAAGGACAACGATGTCTACATGATCGAGGCCAATCCCCGCGCGTCCCGCACCGTTCCCTTCGTGTCCAAGGCCATCGGGGTCCCGCTGGCCAAGGTCGCCACCAAGGTGATGCTCGGGAAGACCCTGAAGGAGCTGGGCCACGTGGGAGTAGCGAAGTACGAGCATGTCGCGGTGAAGGCTTCGGTGTTCCCGTTCCTCAAGCTCCCGGGGGTCGATTCCATCCTGGGGCCGGAGATGAAGTCCACCGGCGAGGTCATGGGCATCGCCCAGGAGCTGGACGCGGCCGTCTACAAGGCCTACACCGCCGCCGGGCTGAAGCTGCCGACCAAGGGAGGGGTCTACATCACCGTCAGCGACGAGGACAAGCCCAAGATCCTGGACACCGCGCGGCAGCTGCGGGAGATGGGCTTCAAGATCTATGCTACCAAGGGAACCTCGACCTTCCTGAGGGAGAACGGCCTGCCCACCACCACGGCGTACACCATCTCCCAGAAGATGGACCCCGACGCCCTTGGCCTGATGCGCAAGGGGGATATCAACCTCATCATAAACACCCCCACAGAGTCCTCGGGAGCGAGGCGGGACGGGTACATGATGAGGCGCCTGGCAGTGGAGCTGGAGATACCGTTCCTCACCACCGTGCAGGCCGCCCGGGCCACCGTGGCGGCGATGAAGCGCGCCCGCCTGGGTCCCCTGGAGGTCACCTCGCTGGGTGCATATCATTCCGAGAACGAACAGGCCCGACCGCGGTAG
- a CDS encoding Wss1p-related putative metallopeptidase translates to MAGAPQGLYEERSEERRQAAIRSIEEKGVKVVENEMEPTHHRVLENVDAGLEESIKCGAALPKRILIDSSHAEALENVRSNPATYSNKKDSITINPRSMFFQAGMMRSKARAERLRDIRRFSTDSIMHTIRHELSHCAHWHHDQTSYLLNDFDKLSEKELAIVEVSNYAGENPPEFIAEVRAAFLDGKEFSDDIMEMYDHYSGGLKR, encoded by the coding sequence ATGGCTGGGGCGCCGCAGGGCTTGTACGAAGAGCGGTCAGAAGAACGCCGGCAGGCGGCAATAAGGAGCATCGAGGAGAAGGGTGTGAAGGTCGTCGAGAACGAGATGGAACCCACGCACCACAGGGTCCTGGAGAACGTGGATGCTGGACTGGAAGAGAGCATCAAATGCGGAGCTGCCCTTCCTAAGCGCATATTGATCGATTCCAGCCATGCCGAGGCGCTAGAAAATGTCCGAAGTAATCCCGCCACTTACAGCAACAAAAAAGACAGCATCACGATCAACCCCAGGTCAATGTTCTTCCAGGCGGGGATGATGCGGTCTAAAGCGAGAGCGGAAAGGCTCAGAGACATTCGGCGGTTCTCCACCGATAGCATCATGCATACCATCCGGCACGAGCTGAGCCATTGCGCCCATTGGCATCATGACCAGACGAGTTATCTACTGAATGATTTTGACAAGCTTTCGGAGAAGGAGCTGGCAATAGTCGAAGTGAGCAACTATGCCGGTGAGAACCCTCCAGAGTTCATCGCTGAGGTCCGGGCCGCGTTCCTTGACGGCAAAGAGTTTTCAGATGATATTATGGAGATGTACGACCATTACTCTGGAGGGCTGAAGAGATGA
- the carA gene encoding glutamine-hydrolyzing carbamoyl-phosphate synthase small subunit, whose product MVQCFLILENGTIAEGTGFGFEKTVYGEVVFNTGMCGYQESLTDPSYKGQILIMSHPIIGNYGISSKFQESPRVQVTGYVVREACKDASPMYGHESLDDYLKKNSIPGISELDTRSLIIGIRERGVLRGAIAFDEDPQEVLEKVRSTPYPSDRNLVAEVSTKEVLRYKKAGAKKVALIDCGVKGNIVNELKKRFEVIQVPYDTPASFFRGEDIDGVFLSNGPGDPAHPEIMSTTVRTIRELKNDYPIFGICLGNQLLALACGGKTYKMKFGHRGVNQPVKHNGRVYITSQNHGYAVDAESLDGTGFVADHINVNDGTVDGMRHTELPIFSVQYHPEASAGPKDTTFLFDDFAKLLETVE is encoded by the coding sequence ATGGTACAGTGCTTCCTCATCCTTGAAAACGGGACGATCGCTGAGGGCACTGGCTTTGGTTTTGAAAAGACCGTGTATGGGGAGGTCGTGTTCAATACCGGCATGTGCGGCTATCAGGAAAGCCTCACCGACCCCTCGTACAAAGGCCAGATACTGATCATGTCCCACCCGATAATCGGAAATTACGGCATCAGCTCAAAGTTCCAGGAATCGCCTCGGGTCCAGGTCACCGGCTACGTGGTCAGGGAAGCGTGCAAGGACGCCTCCCCCATGTACGGCCACGAGAGTCTGGACGATTATCTAAAAAAGAACAGTATCCCCGGCATCAGCGAGCTGGACACCCGCTCGCTCATCATCGGCATCAGGGAGCGCGGGGTCCTTCGGGGCGCCATCGCCTTCGACGAGGACCCCCAAGAGGTCCTGGAGAAGGTGAGGAGCACCCCCTACCCCTCCGACCGGAACCTGGTCGCCGAGGTCAGTACCAAGGAGGTCCTGCGCTACAAGAAGGCGGGGGCCAAGAAGGTCGCCCTCATCGACTGCGGGGTCAAGGGCAACATCGTCAACGAGCTAAAGAAGAGGTTCGAGGTCATCCAGGTCCCCTACGACACCCCGGCCTCCTTCTTCCGCGGCGAGGACATCGACGGGGTGTTCCTGTCCAACGGGCCCGGCGACCCAGCGCACCCGGAGATCATGTCCACGACCGTCCGGACCATCAGGGAGCTGAAGAACGACTATCCCATCTTCGGCATCTGCCTGGGGAACCAGCTCCTCGCCCTGGCCTGCGGCGGCAAGACCTACAAGATGAAGTTCGGCCACCGCGGGGTGAACCAGCCGGTCAAGCACAACGGCAGGGTGTACATCACCTCGCAGAACCACGGCTACGCGGTGGACGCGGAGTCCCTGGACGGCACCGGGTTCGTGGCCGATCATATCAATGTCAATGACGGAACGGTCGACGGGATGAGGCATACGGAGCTTCCGATATTCTCGGTACAATACCATCCCGAAGCTTCTGCCGGCCCCAAGGACACCACCTTCCTGTTCGACGATTTCGCCAAGCTCTTGGAGACGGTAGAATGA
- a CDS encoding 2-amino-3,7-dideoxy-D-threo-hept-6-ulosonate synthase, producing the protein MSGKSIRMERIIDRNTGRAVIVPMDHGISMGPVEGLVDMKTTIDKISQGGATAVVLHKGVVPYGHRSFGRDIGLIVHLSASTSLSPDPNSKVLVTTVQEAIKMGADAVSIHVNIGASTETDMLHDFGNVARECNEWGLPLMVMIYPRGKDIKNGYDVDLLKQCARAGMELGADIVKTSYTGDIDSFREVVKGAIIPVVIAGGPKMSNDRDLLQMVKDSVEAGGKGVSIGRNVFQHRNVAGITRAIADVVLREAEVDEALKNLE; encoded by the coding sequence ATGTCAGGCAAGAGCATCCGGATGGAACGGATCATCGACCGCAATACCGGTCGTGCCGTGATCGTCCCCATGGACCATGGAATATCCATGGGGCCGGTAGAAGGGCTAGTGGACATGAAGACCACCATCGACAAGATATCCCAGGGCGGCGCGACCGCGGTCGTTCTGCACAAGGGAGTGGTACCTTATGGACACCGGTCCTTCGGCCGCGACATCGGCCTCATCGTTCACCTTTCCGCATCGACGTCGCTATCACCCGATCCAAACTCCAAGGTCCTGGTCACCACCGTGCAGGAAGCGATCAAGATGGGCGCCGACGCCGTATCCATTCACGTCAACATCGGCGCCTCCACCGAGACGGACATGCTGCACGACTTCGGGAACGTGGCGAGGGAGTGCAACGAATGGGGCCTCCCATTGATGGTCATGATCTACCCCCGCGGCAAGGATATCAAGAACGGCTACGATGTCGACCTGCTGAAGCAGTGCGCACGGGCAGGCATGGAACTCGGCGCCGACATCGTCAAGACGTCCTACACCGGCGACATCGACTCCTTCCGCGAGGTCGTGAAGGGCGCCATCATCCCGGTGGTCATTGCAGGAGGACCGAAGATGTCCAACGACCGGGACCTGCTGCAGATGGTGAAGGACTCCGTCGAGGCCGGCGGGAAGGGCGTCAGCATCGGAAGGAACGTATTCCAGCACCGCAATGTGGCCGGCATCACCAGGGCCATCGCGGACGTCGTGCTCCGCGAGGCCGAGGTGGACGAAGCGCTGAAAAATTTAGAGTGA
- a CDS encoding ACT domain-containing protein, with amino-acid sequence MWFSLSKYFGRFPSQGKVAKLLLTNGMCVKGGRVYSGEVEVADMALARAAGVDRRIVRAAVETIEAEDELRQVFSALIPTAMLKEVAPVMGWGCIEIIPTDAAAPGILADVTRIIAEAGISVRQALVDDPDISEEPRLYVITDSTVPPEMIPRIKSSRGVKSLLIH; translated from the coding sequence ATGTGGTTCTCTCTCTCCAAGTACTTCGGCCGCTTCCCCTCCCAGGGCAAGGTAGCAAAACTGCTCCTGACCAACGGCATGTGCGTCAAGGGCGGCCGGGTGTACAGCGGGGAGGTGGAGGTGGCGGACATGGCCCTGGCGCGAGCGGCCGGGGTGGACCGCCGGATCGTGCGGGCCGCCGTCGAGACCATCGAGGCCGAGGATGAACTGCGCCAAGTGTTCTCCGCCCTCATTCCCACCGCCATGCTGAAGGAGGTCGCTCCGGTGATGGGATGGGGCTGCATCGAGATCATCCCTACCGACGCCGCCGCCCCGGGGATACTGGCCGACGTCACCAGGATAATCGCCGAGGCCGGCATCAGCGTCCGCCAGGCCTTGGTGGACGACCCCGACATCAGTGAGGAGCCGCGCCTGTACGTCATCACCGACAGCACGGTCCCGCCGGAGATGATACCGCGCATCAAGAGCTCCCGCGGGGTCAAGAGCCTTCTGATACACTAA
- the nifV gene encoding homocitrate synthase, whose amino-acid sequence MKDKGNVLAKLAGSKLNICDTTLRDGEQAAGIVFANLEKVRIAKLLDEIGVQQLEVGIPAMGGDEKTAIKRIAHLGLNASILGWNRANKEDIAHSIDCDVDSVAISMSASDIHIEHKLMKDRQWVLDKIVESVEYAKAHGMYISVNGEDMSRADPEFMVQFCQTAKEAGADRVRYCDTLGIMTPSGTYAAIKNIVDKVGIPVEMHTHNDFGMATANAISGVQAGATFLSTTVMGIGERTGNSPLEEVVMAAKHLLSIDTGIETKRFREVTEYVARASGREIPAWKPIVGSNCFAHEAGIHTDGVMKFLSNYEPYSPEEVGMSRKIIVGKHSGRSTIKQTLLAKGIEIDDATATAVLEIVRATSVSLKRSLSENELVYIYQDYKDGVKDTLPNNRSTTHE is encoded by the coding sequence ATGAAGGACAAGGGTAACGTCCTCGCCAAGCTGGCAGGGAGCAAGCTCAACATATGCGACACCACTCTGAGGGATGGGGAGCAGGCCGCGGGAATCGTGTTCGCCAACCTGGAGAAAGTACGCATCGCCAAGCTGCTCGACGAGATAGGGGTCCAGCAGCTCGAGGTCGGCATACCCGCCATGGGCGGCGACGAGAAGACGGCCATAAAGCGCATCGCGCATTTAGGACTGAACGCCTCGATCCTGGGATGGAACCGCGCCAATAAAGAGGACATAGCCCACAGCATCGACTGCGATGTCGACTCCGTAGCCATCTCAATGTCCGCTTCTGACATCCATATCGAGCACAAGCTGATGAAGGACCGCCAGTGGGTCCTCGACAAGATCGTGGAGTCCGTGGAGTACGCCAAGGCCCACGGCATGTACATTTCCGTGAACGGAGAGGACATGTCCCGCGCCGATCCCGAGTTCATGGTCCAGTTCTGCCAGACCGCCAAGGAGGCCGGCGCCGACAGGGTCCGCTACTGCGACACCCTGGGGATCATGACCCCGTCGGGGACCTATGCGGCCATCAAGAACATCGTCGACAAGGTGGGCATCCCCGTGGAGATGCATACCCACAACGACTTCGGGATGGCCACTGCCAATGCCATCTCCGGCGTTCAGGCCGGGGCCACCTTCCTGAGCACCACCGTCATGGGCATCGGGGAGCGCACCGGCAACTCGCCGCTGGAAGAGGTCGTCATGGCCGCGAAGCACCTGCTCAGCATCGACACCGGCATCGAGACCAAGCGGTTCCGGGAGGTCACCGAGTACGTGGCCCGCGCTTCGGGCCGCGAGATCCCGGCGTGGAAGCCCATCGTGGGCTCCAACTGCTTTGCCCACGAGGCCGGCATCCACACCGACGGCGTGATGAAATTCCTTTCCAACTACGAGCCGTACTCCCCCGAGGAGGTGGGCATGTCTCGCAAGATCATCGTGGGGAAGCACTCTGGCCGGAGCACCATAAAGCAGACCCTCCTGGCCAAGGGCATCGAGATCGACGACGCCACCGCCACGGCGGTGCTGGAGATCGTCCGCGCCACCTCCGTGTCGCTGAAGCGATCCCTGTCGGAGAACGAACTCGTGTACATATACCAGGATTACAAGGACGGGGTAAAGGACACCCTCCCCAACAACAGGTCAACTACCCACGAATGA